A genomic segment from uncultured Desulfuromonas sp. encodes:
- a CDS encoding MlaE family lipid ABC transporter permease subunit, whose amino-acid sequence MKFIALIGQYTLDVLEVAGRFGVFLLVSLYAAIKPPYKLKPIVRQIRFIGANSLFVILFTGLFTGMVLGLQGYYTLAKFGSVGFLGGAVALSLIRELGPVLAALMVIGRAGSAICAEVGIMRNSEQIDALECMAIDPIKYLIVPKLVAGLIAMPLLTAIFDVIGIFGGFMIGVQLFDVSAGAYFQGMYSSVVWLDIEMGLVKSVVFGLLLVWICAAKGFYLHLERGGGFGAEGVSRTTTSAVVLASVSVLVWDYLISAILL is encoded by the coding sequence ATGAAATTTATTGCATTAATCGGGCAGTACACGTTGGACGTTCTGGAAGTTGCAGGACGTTTTGGTGTCTTTTTGCTCGTATCCCTGTATGCCGCGATCAAGCCTCCGTACAAATTGAAACCGATAGTCCGCCAGATTCGCTTTATCGGTGCCAATTCGTTGTTCGTCATTTTGTTCACAGGGTTGTTTACCGGCATGGTTTTGGGCTTGCAAGGGTATTATACCCTGGCCAAATTTGGCTCCGTCGGTTTTCTCGGTGGCGCTGTCGCTTTGAGCCTGATTCGTGAACTCGGACCGGTTCTTGCGGCTTTGATGGTGATTGGACGTGCCGGTTCGGCGATCTGTGCCGAAGTGGGGATCATGCGCAACAGCGAGCAGATTGATGCCCTGGAATGCATGGCCATCGATCCGATCAAATATCTGATTGTACCCAAGCTGGTTGCCGGCTTGATTGCCATGCCGTTGCTTACGGCGATTTTCGATGTCATCGGCATCTTTGGCGGTTTTATGATCGGAGTGCAGTTGTTTGATGTCAGTGCCGGAGCCTATTTTCAGGGCATGTATTCCAGCGTCGTCTGGCTCGATATTGAAATGGGACTGGTAAAATCCGTTGTCTTCGGTCTGCTGCTGGTCTGGATCTGCGCCGCCAAGGGCTTTTATCTGCATCTGGAGCGCGGCGGTGGTTTTGGCGCTGAAGGGGTCAGCCGCACGACGACTAGTGCGGTTGTTTTGGCGTCGGTGTCCGTTCTGGTCTGGGATTATCTGATCAGTGCCATTCTGTTGTAA
- the dcd gene encoding dCTP deaminase → MILSGKEIERRLGCDILIDPFRPQQLNPNSYNLRLHNELMIYTDQVLDMKQPPQTQPITIPSEGLILEAGRLYLGRTVEHTTTHNLVPMLEGRSSIGRLGLFVHVTAGFGDVGFSGYWTLEIFCIHPIRIYAGVEICQIFYHTIEGDHTVYNSGKYQNNTGIQPSLLHRDFS, encoded by the coding sequence ATGATTTTATCGGGTAAAGAGATTGAACGCCGTCTCGGCTGCGACATTCTGATTGATCCGTTCCGACCACAGCAGCTCAACCCCAACAGCTATAACCTGCGTCTGCACAACGAACTGATGATCTACACGGATCAGGTTCTCGACATGAAGCAACCGCCGCAGACACAGCCCATCACTATCCCCTCAGAAGGACTGATCCTCGAAGCCGGACGCCTCTATCTCGGCCGTACCGTCGAACACACCACCACCCATAACCTGGTGCCAATGTTGGAAGGTCGCTCGTCCATCGGTCGCCTGGGGTTGTTTGTCCATGTTACGGCCGGTTTTGGCGATGTCGGTTTCAGTGGCTACTGGACGCTCGAAATCTTCTGCATTCACCCCATCCGCATTTATGCCGGCGTTGAAATCTGCCAAATTTTTTATCACACCATTGAAGGGGACCACACTGTCTATAACAGTGGCAAATACCAGAATAATACAGGAATTCAGCCCAGCCTTCTTCATCGTGATTTTTCCTGA
- a CDS encoding ABC transporter substrate-binding protein, with translation MIKRLVFIAFYMLVFVGSAIAQPAPISPKVEVQTTVDAILEQLRTTPDNTIQRRETISGLIRQQFDFEMMSQGALGRSWQTADEDQRQTFIQLFTGLLEETYLGRIQAYTNEEISYGEEEVRESRAVVDTVIHTASADIPISYKLFLQNNDWQVYDVIIEKVSLIRNYRSSYAAILRSKGMDGLLEEMKQKLDSLQQRAGVSGKDAA, from the coding sequence ATGATAAAAAGACTTGTTTTCATTGCTTTTTACATGCTGGTCTTTGTTGGCAGTGCCATTGCGCAACCTGCACCCATCAGCCCGAAGGTTGAAGTTCAGACCACGGTAGATGCGATTCTAGAACAGCTCAGAACAACGCCCGACAACACGATCCAGCGTCGGGAGACCATCAGCGGGTTGATTCGTCAGCAATTCGATTTTGAGATGATGTCTCAGGGCGCGCTGGGGCGTAGCTGGCAAACAGCGGATGAAGATCAGCGTCAGACCTTTATTCAGCTTTTTACCGGACTGTTGGAAGAAACCTATTTGGGGCGGATTCAGGCCTATACCAATGAAGAGATCAGCTATGGTGAGGAAGAGGTGCGTGAAAGCCGCGCTGTGGTTGATACCGTTATCCACACGGCATCAGCAGATATTCCGATTTCTTACAAACTGTTTCTGCAAAACAATGACTGGCAGGTCTATGATGTCATCATTGAAAAAGTCAGTCTGATTCGCAATTATCGCAGCAGCTATGCGGCTATTTTGCGCAGCAAGGGAATGGACGGTCTGCTTGAGGAGATGAAGCAGAAGCTCGACTCCCTGCAGCAGCGTGCAGGGGTATCCGGAAAGGATGCCGCATGA
- a CDS encoding PilZ domain-containing protein — translation MNNEQPEQPIADQRTRLRAPLLIKKIRLDDGEKVFFGYSTNISCSGLFISTINPAQPGSRFEIEIPLPAPVSRDIRCQCETIWKRSYSPKNPYEPGMGLRFIDLSEEDRKEIDDWVTTQQHDGIEP, via the coding sequence ATGAACAATGAACAACCGGAACAGCCGATTGCCGATCAGCGCACGCGCCTACGCGCGCCGCTACTGATCAAAAAAATCCGTTTGGATGATGGAGAAAAGGTTTTTTTCGGTTATTCGACCAACATCAGCTGCAGCGGCCTGTTTATCTCAACCATCAACCCGGCGCAACCGGGGAGCCGCTTCGAGATTGAAATACCGCTGCCCGCACCCGTCAGCCGTGATATCCGCTGTCAATGTGAAACCATCTGGAAGCGCAGCTATTCGCCCAAGAACCCGTATGAACCGGGGATGGGTCTGCGTTTTATCGATTTGTCGGAGGAGGATCGAAAAGAGATCGACGATTGGGTCACGACCCAGCAGCATGACGGCATTGAACCCTAG
- the mlaD gene encoding outer membrane lipid asymmetry maintenance protein MlaD — protein MKRFNLEIIVGLFMLLGFACVVYLSVKLGDVSFFDNDHYRVKARFGSVSGLKLGASVQIGGVDVGKVSTISLDPKSYDAVVAIDIRKGIELQDDCIASVRTSGIIGDRYISILPGGSPVIIEEGGEIFETESAINLEELLSKYIFENN, from the coding sequence ATGAAACGGTTTAATCTCGAGATCATTGTTGGTCTTTTCATGTTGTTGGGCTTTGCCTGTGTTGTTTATCTGTCTGTCAAATTGGGTGATGTGTCTTTTTTTGACAATGATCATTATCGCGTCAAAGCGCGTTTTGGCTCCGTATCTGGTTTGAAACTGGGCGCCAGCGTGCAGATCGGCGGCGTAGATGTTGGAAAGGTGTCAACCATTTCGCTCGATCCCAAAAGCTATGACGCCGTGGTGGCCATCGATATCCGTAAAGGCATTGAATTACAGGATGACTGTATCGCCTCAGTGCGTACCTCCGGCATCATCGGTGACCGCTATATCAGTATCCTTCCCGGCGGCTCGCCGGTTATTATCGAAGAAGGCGGAGAAATTTTTGAAACAGAATCGGCCATCAATCTCGAAGAGTTATTAAGCAAGTATATTTTTGAGAATAACTAA
- a CDS encoding VacJ family lipoprotein produces MKQLIAVLMLFICSLTVSAALAANTEEQPAPPLDLYGDLYGDELSESPTGDPLEVVNRGMFWFNDKMYFYLLKPVARGFRVVPEPARVGLGNMLDNLKSPIRAANALLQLKVKDCGTELGRLVINSTLGIFGFYDAADTIWSIKKKEEDFGQTLGYYGVEEGFYLVLPFFGSSTLRDGLSLIPDTYADPVFWSVSEKAAWGIKGTGVVNTISLDKDTYESIVNEQLDPYLFVRDAYLQNRAAEVAD; encoded by the coding sequence ATGAAACAACTGATTGCTGTTTTGATGCTTTTTATATGTAGTCTGACGGTTTCTGCGGCGCTTGCCGCAAACACAGAGGAGCAACCTGCACCGCCTCTTGATCTGTATGGGGATTTGTATGGGGACGAACTGAGTGAGTCGCCGACAGGCGATCCCCTTGAAGTGGTCAATCGCGGCATGTTCTGGTTTAACGATAAGATGTATTTTTATCTGCTCAAACCGGTGGCTCGGGGGTTCCGTGTCGTTCCGGAACCGGCACGTGTCGGGCTGGGTAACATGCTCGACAATCTTAAATCGCCGATTCGGGCCGCCAATGCCCTGTTACAGTTGAAGGTCAAGGATTGCGGCACGGAATTGGGCCGCCTGGTGATCAATTCGACATTGGGGATTTTCGGATTTTACGATGCGGCGGATACCATCTGGTCCATCAAAAAGAAAGAGGAAGATTTTGGTCAGACCCTGGGCTATTATGGTGTGGAAGAGGGCTTTTATCTTGTTCTGCCATTTTTTGGCTCTTCAACACTACGTGACGGATTGTCGCTGATCCCCGATACCTATGCAGATCCTGTTTTCTGGAGTGTCAGCGAGAAGGCGGCCTGGGGGATCAAGGGAACGGGTGTGGTCAACACCATTTCTCTGGATAAGGACACGTATGAAAGTATCGTCAATGAACAGCTTGATCCGTACCTGTTTGTACGCGACGCCTATTTGCAGAATCGTGCCGCCGAGGTCGCTGACTGA
- a CDS encoding ATP-binding cassette domain-containing protein: MMISEREIVIELNQVEKSFGDQKVLDGVSLQVRAGTTTVIVGASGQGKSVILKHMLGLMKPDAGEVRVFGEDLSRAGKKKLREIRSYFGVLFQNVALFDSMSVYDNVALPLRERTHDNESAIRENVEEKLALMGLEGHGDKFPAQLSGGMQKRVGLARALVLNPKVVFFDEPTTGLDVSKSNEIYRLFFETQARLNYTAVIVSHDVPKIFKLSDYVALMAQGQVQGCMSPEAFQLSDNPLIRAFVTETMGPIYSSETEESLLYETV, from the coding sequence ATGATGATTTCAGAACGCGAAATTGTGATCGAATTGAACCAGGTCGAAAAATCCTTCGGTGACCAGAAAGTCCTCGACGGTGTTTCGCTTCAGGTCCGAGCCGGGACAACAACCGTGATCGTTGGTGCCAGTGGTCAGGGGAAAAGTGTCATTCTCAAACATATGCTGGGGCTGATGAAACCCGATGCCGGCGAAGTGCGTGTCTTTGGTGAGGATCTTAGCCGGGCCGGAAAGAAAAAATTGCGCGAAATTCGCAGCTACTTCGGCGTGTTGTTTCAAAACGTCGCCTTGTTTGATTCCATGTCGGTGTACGACAATGTCGCCTTGCCTTTGCGGGAGCGTACGCATGACAACGAGTCGGCCATTCGCGAAAACGTTGAAGAGAAACTGGCTCTGATGGGCCTGGAAGGGCATGGGGATAAATTTCCAGCCCAACTCAGTGGCGGTATGCAGAAACGGGTTGGACTGGCGCGCGCGCTGGTTCTCAATCCGAAAGTGGTGTTTTTCGATGAGCCCACCACAGGGCTTGATGTCAGTAAAAGTAATGAAATCTACCGTTTGTTTTTTGAGACCCAGGCGCGTCTCAATTATACGGCGGTAATTGTTAGTCATGATGTACCGAAAATTTTTAAATTATCTGATTATGTGGCTCTGATGGCGCAGGGACAGGTACAGGGATGCATGTCACCTGAAGCGTTCCAGCTTTCCGACAATCCTCTGATCCGCGCGTTTGTGACGGAAACCATGGGGCCGATTTACAGTAGTGAAACGGAGGAGTCTCTGCTTTATGAAACGGTTTAA
- a CDS encoding Hsp70 family protein codes for MDSGYAIGIDLGTSNSALSIVSQDKNAAVQSVPLYQQVTAHGCDAYSTLPSFLYLFTPQEQLQAPGLPWQTEDTPWTIGRYAQEYGAKSPDRLVSSAKSWLCHSGIDPQQPLLPWQSSLKERLLSPFAAQVAYLRHLREALLHHLSTNGQSTDLTTSHVTLTVPASFDEIARILTADAAQEAGWGDVTLLEEQQAAFYAWLDRHQDNWRDQVQCGDLILVCDVGGGTADFSLIAVAQNNGELTLERVSVGKHLLLGGDNMDLALAYALKAQLEAAGHKLDSQQFTALVHGCRLGKEALFADPQRDDYPLSIAGRGASLLARTLTTSLSRTLLEQVVIDGFLARTTIDQAPQQQLRSGLQDFGLPYVQDPVLTRHLAAFLIDSATNVCANANLKERLFAQLHVDQERSWLRPTAVLFNGGIFKADPIRQRVFDVLQHFNGEAPLRQLQGEQLDLAVAHGAAVYARQQTLGEGIRIKAGISRSYYIGIESSMPAIPGFTPPLKGLCVIPQGMQEGSEIALEGQEFGLMTGQSVQFRFFSSTTRAGDHTGDWVEDSAELEETSSLNLTLSGSDDQRGQLIPVQLHARINALGILELWMQHCHSQQRWKIEFNVRGDS; via the coding sequence ATGGATTCAGGTTACGCCATCGGCATCGACCTCGGCACATCCAATTCCGCGCTGTCCATCGTTTCACAGGATAAGAATGCCGCAGTCCAGAGTGTACCGCTTTATCAACAGGTGACCGCCCACGGCTGCGATGCCTACAGCACCCTGCCGTCGTTTCTCTATCTGTTCACACCCCAGGAACAGCTTCAGGCGCCTGGCCTTCCCTGGCAGACGGAGGACACACCTTGGACCATTGGTCGCTACGCCCAGGAATACGGGGCCAAGTCACCGGATCGGCTGGTCAGTTCAGCCAAGTCGTGGCTATGCCACAGTGGCATTGACCCGCAACAGCCGCTGCTGCCCTGGCAATCGTCCTTAAAAGAGCGACTACTGTCACCGTTTGCCGCCCAGGTGGCTTATCTGCGCCACTTGCGCGAAGCCCTTCTCCATCATCTGTCCACGAACGGACAGTCGACGGACCTGACAACATCCCATGTCACTTTGACAGTCCCGGCCTCATTTGATGAAATCGCCCGCATTCTGACCGCCGACGCCGCTCAGGAAGCAGGCTGGGGAGACGTCACTCTGCTCGAAGAACAGCAGGCGGCATTTTATGCCTGGCTCGACCGCCATCAGGACAACTGGCGCGACCAGGTACAGTGTGGTGACCTGATTCTGGTCTGCGATGTCGGTGGCGGCACAGCAGATTTCAGTCTGATCGCCGTCGCGCAAAACAACGGTGAATTGACCCTGGAACGGGTCAGTGTCGGCAAACACCTGCTGCTGGGTGGCGACAACATGGACCTGGCTCTGGCGTATGCGCTTAAAGCCCAGCTCGAAGCGGCAGGACACAAACTGGATAGCCAGCAGTTTACCGCTCTGGTCCACGGCTGCCGCCTCGGCAAGGAAGCCTTGTTCGCCGACCCACAGCGTGACGATTATCCTCTTTCCATCGCCGGACGTGGTGCCAGCCTGCTGGCCCGAACCCTGACCACCAGTCTATCACGCACCTTGTTGGAGCAGGTGGTCATTGACGGCTTTCTCGCCCGGACCACCATAGATCAGGCTCCACAACAGCAACTGCGCTCCGGCTTGCAGGACTTCGGCCTGCCTTATGTTCAGGATCCGGTTCTGACCCGTCATCTTGCGGCATTCCTTATCGACAGCGCCACAAATGTCTGTGCCAACGCCAATCTGAAGGAGCGGCTGTTCGCACAACTCCATGTCGATCAAGAACGAAGCTGGCTGCGCCCGACCGCCGTATTATTCAACGGCGGCATTTTCAAGGCTGATCCCATTCGCCAGCGTGTGTTTGACGTGCTGCAGCACTTCAACGGTGAAGCACCTCTACGTCAACTGCAGGGTGAACAACTCGATCTGGCCGTCGCCCATGGTGCAGCTGTCTATGCCCGCCAGCAGACCCTTGGCGAAGGCATTCGCATCAAAGCCGGAATCAGTCGCTCCTATTACATCGGCATTGAAAGCAGCATGCCGGCCATCCCCGGGTTCACGCCGCCCCTTAAAGGGCTATGCGTTATTCCTCAGGGCATGCAAGAAGGCAGCGAAATTGCTCTTGAGGGCCAGGAGTTCGGACTCATGACCGGCCAGTCGGTTCAGTTCCGCTTCTTCAGTTCAACCACCCGTGCCGGCGATCATACGGGTGACTGGGTTGAAGATAGCGCAGAATTGGAAGAAACATCCTCTCTGAACCTCACCTTGTCCGGCAGCGATGACCAGCGGGGCCAATTGATTCCGGTTCAATTGCACGCCCGTATCAATGCGCTCGGCATCCTTGAATTGTGGATGCAGCACTGCCATTCACAGCAACGCTGGAAAATTGAATTCAACGTGCGAGGCGACTCATGA
- a CDS encoding cyclic nucleotide-binding domain-containing protein, with the protein MILAAPEDKCLRMKRDFRFFHFLDEQDVSLLAPYFDCRKLQEGDNLWCEGDDSRFVAFIVDGRIETKKETEFRGKQVVVGVYSHESLIGIVSILSNEPRPVTATALQESHLLLLQKDKFDEINQRYPALGGKLMKGMLFCLSMRLRQSYERLAAIF; encoded by the coding sequence ATGATTCTTGCCGCCCCCGAAGACAAATGTCTGCGGATGAAGCGTGATTTTCGCTTCTTCCACTTTCTTGATGAACAGGATGTCTCGTTGCTGGCGCCCTATTTTGACTGCCGCAAGCTTCAGGAGGGGGACAACCTGTGGTGTGAAGGAGATGACAGTCGCTTTGTCGCTTTTATCGTCGATGGCCGGATCGAGACTAAAAAAGAGACGGAATTTCGCGGCAAGCAGGTCGTTGTCGGTGTGTACAGCCACGAGTCGTTGATCGGCATTGTCAGCATTCTTTCCAATGAGCCTCGGCCGGTGACCGCCACGGCGTTGCAGGAAAGCCATCTGTTGCTGTTGCAGAAGGACAAGTTCGACGAGATCAATCAACGCTATCCAGCTCTAGGCGGCAAATTGATGAAAGGGATGCTGTTTTGTCTGTCCATGCGTTTGCGGCAGTCATATGAACGGCTCGCGGCGATTTTTTAG
- a CDS encoding M23 family metallopeptidase, with the protein MLLIFAALVGGGYYYFRDTAAPEVLLTPKAGAIKKDAVLNLTLTDPTSGIAQVEVKILQPGKEIPVLKKDYPLDTFEAQEALPLDNLLLEDGPLTVEVTAVDRAIYHFGKGNAITTSVILTRDSRPPILSVHSVAHNLNQGGAGLIVYSVSEPVTRSGIQIGDAFFPGYEQPSGVYLCLFAFPYNVDATEVPRLIAEDSAENIGMGGFYYHLNRKNFRSDKIGISDGFLNSKMPQFQHLFPDAATPVDIFLKVNRELRPKNRARLLDIGRDTATQFTWSNSFLRQPNAANRAMFGDHRSYMYNGKKIDAQTHLGIDLASIARADVPASNTGRVVFADFMGIYGHCVIIDHGLGLQTLYAHLSRIDVQVGDLVERGQIIAKTGATGLAGGDHLHFGVVISGIPVNPVEWWDHNWVTNNITSKLEMATR; encoded by the coding sequence ATGCTTCTTATTTTCGCCGCCCTGGTTGGCGGTGGCTATTATTATTTTCGTGACACCGCAGCGCCGGAAGTCCTTCTGACACCGAAGGCCGGGGCAATCAAAAAGGATGCCGTGCTGAATTTGACCCTGACAGATCCGACCAGCGGCATTGCCCAAGTAGAGGTAAAAATCCTCCAGCCGGGCAAAGAGATTCCTGTCCTGAAAAAAGACTATCCCCTCGACACCTTTGAGGCCCAGGAAGCATTGCCATTGGACAACCTGCTGCTTGAAGATGGTCCTTTGACCGTTGAAGTCACTGCGGTTGACCGAGCTATCTATCATTTTGGCAAGGGTAATGCCATCACCACATCCGTCATTCTGACACGCGACAGTCGGCCACCGATTCTTTCGGTGCACAGTGTCGCCCACAACCTCAATCAGGGCGGTGCCGGTCTGATCGTCTACTCTGTTTCGGAGCCGGTTACACGCAGCGGCATTCAGATTGGTGACGCATTTTTCCCCGGTTATGAGCAACCTTCCGGTGTCTATCTATGCCTGTTTGCCTTTCCCTACAATGTCGACGCCACTGAGGTCCCCCGGCTGATTGCCGAAGATTCCGCAGAAAACATCGGCATGGGTGGCTTCTATTACCATCTGAATCGGAAAAATTTCCGCTCGGACAAAATCGGCATCAGTGACGGATTTCTCAACAGCAAAATGCCGCAGTTTCAGCATCTGTTTCCCGATGCGGCAACACCTGTGGACATTTTCCTCAAGGTTAACCGTGAGTTGCGTCCGAAAAACCGCGCCCGTCTGCTCGACATCGGTCGCGACACAGCAACACAGTTTACCTGGAGCAATTCATTTCTGCGCCAGCCCAATGCGGCCAACCGGGCCATGTTCGGCGACCACCGCTCATACATGTACAACGGCAAAAAAATTGACGCACAGACTCATCTCGGCATCGACCTGGCATCCATTGCCCGTGCCGATGTGCCGGCAAGCAACACCGGGCGGGTTGTTTTTGCCGATTTTATGGGTATTTACGGCCACTGTGTTATTATCGATCACGGTCTCGGCTTGCAAACCCTCTACGCCCACCTCAGCCGCATTGATGTTCAGGTCGGTGATCTGGTGGAACGTGGGCAGATCATTGCCAAAACCGGAGCGACCGGCCTCGCGGGTGGGGATCACCTGCACTTTGGCGTGGTGATTTCCGGCATTCCGGTCAATCCCGTCGAATGGTGGGATCACAACTGGGTCACCAACAACATCACCTCCAAACTGGAGATGGCCACGCGTTAA
- a CDS encoding DUF2760 domain-containing protein, with translation MPVLTLFTIAVLSTLFYAEVPLQFQQPLQFAALGLPLLQLILSLLKLGNTKQTNVEVPVEEPTQTVEPAAAVQYDSSDDCDAAVVQLMARLQEKGRLIDFVMDDISAYDNESVGAAARIVHQGCCEVVADYFTIAPIHDGEEMEEISLAENYDSNRYRLIGRVPDQPPFNGQVLHRGWKTVGVKRPQMADVTESPSLKEIIAPAEVEIN, from the coding sequence ATGCCCGTATTAACTTTATTCACCATCGCGGTTCTCAGCACGTTATTTTATGCTGAAGTGCCTCTTCAATTTCAGCAGCCACTTCAATTTGCCGCTCTGGGCCTGCCCCTGTTACAGCTGATCCTGTCCCTGTTGAAACTGGGTAACACCAAACAGACCAACGTTGAGGTGCCCGTTGAAGAGCCGACTCAAACCGTTGAACCGGCAGCAGCCGTTCAATATGACAGCAGCGATGACTGTGATGCGGCCGTTGTCCAGCTCATGGCCCGCCTGCAGGAAAAAGGACGCCTGATCGACTTTGTCATGGATGACATCTCCGCGTACGACAATGAATCGGTCGGTGCGGCAGCACGTATTGTCCACCAGGGATGCTGCGAAGTGGTCGCTGATTACTTTACCATCGCTCCGATCCATGACGGTGAAGAGATGGAAGAGATCAGTCTGGCGGAAAACTATGACAGCAATCGCTATCGACTCATTGGCCGAGTTCCCGACCAGCCCCCATTCAATGGTCAGGTCCTTCATCGCGGCTGGAAAACCGTTGGCGTAAAGCGTCCCCAGATGGCGGATGTTACCGAATCGCCCAGCCTCAAAGAAATCATCGCTCCCGCTGAAGTGGAGATCAACTGA
- a CDS encoding diguanylate cyclase, with amino-acid sequence MKCDVEHLSHGEKISSGWPEFVRKPFHELIQLSASFGLQVVELNFSEQNLPAGDGIQLNNRHQMATLVLSWPEAGTVNLSLRPSTTQTSLSHQQLKGLQHTFQALLNQYAEARQSALKAQRWQQALYNSFAVWDWDYPNKRLFCSEEWTNLLGLPHDTVRSVRMLLKRIHPADRPLFSTNLRKLLDGTLDKLDCEIRFRHCWEDNIWLRTRARATDRDSTGCALRIIGTSVNITARKKAEEEIYDLCQQLHNSEVLYRELMKHASDAILIVDKQNGRIIDANHHACTLSGYTMKQLMGMDRSQLLKTPEGGQIPCQEKGVIRDMVLRSSLGQQLTIDISCTSIHISGRHLSQCIIHDVSEHKAVEQRLQHLAHHDPLTSLPNRILFRDRLQHAIHKAQRNNTLLALCFFDLNRFKAINDSLGHDAGDQVLICIAQRLAKTIRASDTAARLAGDEFVVILEELEDCALIRPIAAKILSRISEPISICGQQVRVTSSLGISLYPFDTQSSDTLINQADTAMYRAKENGGGIEFFSKRKPDIEQESLELWPLGITHKSEQTT; translated from the coding sequence ATGAAATGTGATGTAGAACACTTAAGTCATGGTGAGAAGATCTCGTCTGGGTGGCCGGAGTTCGTCCGCAAACCCTTTCACGAGCTGATACAACTAAGTGCCTCGTTTGGCCTGCAAGTTGTCGAACTCAACTTCTCGGAACAAAATCTCCCAGCAGGGGACGGCATCCAGCTGAACAACCGCCACCAGATGGCGACACTTGTTCTAAGCTGGCCTGAAGCTGGCACGGTCAATCTCAGCCTGCGGCCCTCAACCACCCAGACATCCCTCAGCCATCAGCAACTCAAAGGGCTGCAACACACCTTTCAGGCGTTGTTGAATCAATACGCTGAGGCACGGCAGAGCGCCCTGAAAGCACAACGCTGGCAGCAGGCTCTCTACAATTCGTTTGCGGTATGGGACTGGGATTATCCCAACAAGCGCCTGTTCTGCTCTGAGGAATGGACGAACCTGCTCGGCTTGCCCCACGACACCGTGCGTTCAGTGCGTATGCTGCTGAAGCGGATTCATCCGGCGGACCGCCCTCTGTTCAGCACAAACCTGAGAAAACTGCTCGACGGCACGCTGGACAAGCTGGATTGCGAAATTCGCTTTCGCCACTGCTGGGAAGACAACATCTGGCTACGCACCCGCGCCCGCGCCACAGACCGCGACAGCACGGGATGTGCGCTGCGAATCATCGGCACCAGTGTCAACATTACCGCCCGCAAGAAAGCCGAAGAGGAGATCTACGATCTCTGTCAGCAGCTGCACAATTCTGAAGTGCTCTATCGCGAACTGATGAAACACGCCAGCGATGCGATTCTCATTGTCGATAAACAGAATGGTCGTATTATTGATGCGAACCACCACGCCTGCACCCTCAGCGGTTACACCATGAAACAGTTAATGGGGATGGATCGGTCGCAATTGTTGAAGACACCCGAAGGGGGACAGATTCCCTGCCAGGAGAAGGGCGTTATTCGTGACATGGTTCTGCGTAGCAGTCTCGGTCAGCAGCTGACCATCGATATCAGCTGCACCAGTATCCATATCTCGGGGCGACATCTGTCGCAATGCATCATTCATGATGTTTCCGAACATAAGGCGGTAGAGCAACGTCTACAGCACCTTGCCCATCACGATCCACTCACCAGTCTGCCCAATCGCATCCTGTTCCGCGACCGTTTGCAGCATGCCATCCACAAAGCGCAGCGCAACAACACCTTGTTGGCATTATGTTTTTTCGATCTGAACCGATTCAAAGCTATCAACGATTCGCTAGGTCACGATGCCGGTGATCAGGTTTTGATCTGCATTGCCCAGCGACTGGCTAAAACCATCCGCGCCAGCGATACCGCTGCACGTCTGGCTGGCGATGAGTTCGTTGTCATTCTTGAAGAGCTGGAGGATTGTGCGCTCATCCGCCCCATTGCTGCGAAAATCCTCAGCCGGATCAGTGAGCCGATCAGCATCTGCGGACAACAAGTGCGCGTAACGTCCAGTCTTGGCATCAGCCTTTATCCTTTTGATACGCAATCGAGCGACACCTTGATCAATCAGGCAGACACTGCCATGTATCGCGCCAAGGAAAATGGGGGTGGAATCGAGTTCTTTTCCAAAAGAAAGCCCGACATAGAACAGGAAAGCCTGGAACTGTGGCCTCTTGGAATCACCCACAAGAGTGAACAAACGACATAA